In one window of Comamonas testosteroni DNA:
- the rarD gene encoding EamA family transporter RarD codes for MFKGVVVSVLASVLFASLYYLSPFLAPLDGEQIFGWRVLVTLPFTTALLFALKEVAAVRALLARALAQPRFGLLLVLSSALLGVQLWIFMWAPMNGRALPVSLGYFLLPLVMVVAGRVLFAERLTPGQGLAALVAAAGVAHEFWQAGGMSWETWVVALGYTVYFLLRRWLQTDTLAGHWIDMALLVPVAVGFTLRVPGSWPLLAGHPSLWALLPLLGIVSAVALALYMIASRWLPLGLFGLLSYVEPVLLVVVAWLLGESMEPQQQLSYALIFAAVGLLIGDGLRHSWRGRSHTSD; via the coding sequence ATGTTCAAGGGCGTGGTGGTTTCGGTACTGGCGTCCGTGCTGTTCGCTTCGCTGTATTACCTCTCGCCTTTTCTCGCCCCGCTCGATGGCGAGCAGATCTTTGGCTGGCGCGTGCTGGTGACCTTGCCCTTCACCACGGCCCTGCTGTTCGCTCTCAAGGAGGTGGCGGCGGTACGCGCCTTGCTGGCGCGAGCCCTGGCCCAGCCCCGGTTTGGACTGCTGCTGGTGCTGAGCTCGGCGCTGCTGGGCGTGCAGCTGTGGATCTTCATGTGGGCACCGATGAACGGGCGCGCGTTGCCGGTGTCACTGGGCTATTTTCTGCTGCCGCTGGTGATGGTCGTGGCCGGGCGTGTGCTGTTTGCCGAGCGCCTGACGCCCGGCCAGGGCCTGGCCGCGCTGGTGGCGGCGGCGGGTGTGGCACACGAGTTCTGGCAGGCGGGCGGTATGTCCTGGGAGACCTGGGTGGTGGCGCTGGGTTACACGGTGTATTTCTTGCTGCGCCGGTGGCTGCAGACCGATACCCTGGCAGGTCACTGGATCGACATGGCCCTGCTGGTACCGGTGGCCGTCGGCTTTACGCTGCGCGTGCCCGGCAGTTGGCCGCTGCTGGCGGGCCATCCCTCGCTTTGGGCCCTGCTGCCCTTGCTGGGCATCGTCAGCGCCGTGGCGCTGGCGCTTTACATGATTGCCAGTCGCTGGCTGCCACTGGGGCTGTTCGGACTGCTTTCCTATGTGGAGCCGGTCTTGCTGGTCGTGGTGGCCTGGCTGCTGGGCGAGAGCATGGAGCCACAGCAGCAACTGAGCTATGCGCTGATCTTTGCCGCCGTGGGCCTGCTGATCGGCGACGGTTTGCGGCATTCATGGCGTGGGCGTTCACACACATCGGACTGA
- a CDS encoding pseudouridine synthase has translation MPDTAPTACSANPLLHILWQDEHLVAVYKPAGWLVHRTGLDAHETRFVMQTLRDQLGRHVWPVHRLDKGTCGVLLMALNKQAAQALAASFAVHETRKEYRALVRGWLPEIVEVDHPLKPDDAPEDAPVQEAHTRLRCLARLSWPESYDGRHPETRISLVEALPTTGRRHQIRRHLKHVAHPIIGDATHGKGPLNRWWAERLGQQRLWLHARALEIAHPVSGQPLRFEADWSTLPQVQEAQDWQTLLALPGWQSTP, from the coding sequence ATGCCCGACACCGCCCCGACCGCCTGCTCTGCCAATCCCCTTTTGCATATCCTCTGGCAGGACGAGCACCTGGTCGCCGTCTACAAACCCGCCGGCTGGCTGGTGCATCGCACAGGGCTGGATGCGCACGAGACGCGCTTTGTCATGCAGACGCTGCGCGACCAGCTGGGTCGCCATGTCTGGCCGGTGCACCGGCTGGACAAGGGCACTTGCGGCGTGCTGCTCATGGCACTGAACAAGCAAGCGGCCCAGGCCCTGGCGGCGAGCTTTGCAGTCCATGAAACCCGCAAGGAATATCGGGCCCTGGTGCGCGGCTGGTTGCCCGAAATAGTGGAAGTCGATCACCCCCTCAAGCCCGACGATGCACCCGAGGATGCCCCGGTGCAGGAGGCGCACACGCGCTTGCGCTGCCTGGCACGCCTGTCCTGGCCCGAAAGCTATGACGGCCGGCACCCCGAGACCCGCATCAGCCTGGTCGAAGCCCTGCCCACCACGGGCCGCAGACACCAGATCCGCCGTCACCTCAAGCATGTGGCCCACCCCATCATCGGCGACGCCACCCACGGCAAAGGTCCGCTGAACCGCTGGTGGGCCGAGCGCCTGGGTCAGCAACGGCTGTGGCTGCATGCCAGGGCACTGGAGATCGCTCACCCCGTGAGCGGCCAGCCGCTGCGCTTCGAGGCCGACTGGTCCACCCTGCCCCAGGTACAGGAAGCACAGGACTGGCAAACGCTGCTGGCCCTGCCGGGCTGGCAGTCCACCCCATAA